From a region of the Rhipicephalus microplus isolate Deutch F79 chromosome X, USDA_Rmic, whole genome shotgun sequence genome:
- the LOC142776000 gene encoding uncharacterized protein LOC142776000, which produces MMGRWDDSQATPTGELESYRHTCYHHRHLPPLPLRTLAHVRWPVQHNNATSSCTRPLADGFEKQVSPRCAEQHAGLNGSGLINTHRYSGFTKTGLTPFLPPRSP; this is translated from the exons ATGATGGGTCGTTGGGACGACAGCCAGGCAACCCCGACGGGCGAGCTCGAGAGTTATCGCCACACCTGCTACCATCATCGTCACCTGCCACCACTGCCGCTTCGCACCCTCGCTCATGTCCGCTGGCCGGTCCAGCATAATAACGCCACGTCTTCCTGTACGCGGCCACTAGCTGACG GTTTCGAGAAGCAGGTCTCGCCACGCTGCGCCGAACAGCATGCAGGACTGAACGGCTCTGGCCTGATCAACACACATCGCTACAGCGGCTTCACCAAGACCGGCCTCACACCCTTTCTTCCGCCTCGCTCACCGTGA